A region of Nerophis ophidion isolate RoL-2023_Sa linkage group LG28, RoL_Noph_v1.0, whole genome shotgun sequence DNA encodes the following proteins:
- the LOC133545445 gene encoding gastrula zinc finger protein XlCGF57.1-like gives MCERTMTKYEEELCPTKEEDERQHQLQDVYYKKHQVVLHRTDVCEEQLLPEKHKCSFRMVKEDPSKRKTRHHGPSGVSFSSLTQTLPCKKEGEDSLTPHFKEEEEEHRISQEGDHLEGLVEIPVTGVPVKSENDVVKGESEERGGGELSCSSSTQHMTTEADGDHCGGSQADTLLAPLSDSEDTTSHSPDTDDEDSKDDKTCHTDNTHLKCSHCDKTFKYHCRLKTHMITHTGEKTFSCSTCGRGFTRSQSLKLHRIIHTEEKPFICLICSKAFVVSNHMKVHMRTHTGEKLFICSICGKGFVRSHNLKVHMRTHTGENTVSCSICGKGFTQSQNLKVHMRTHTGEKPFSCSICGKGFTHYQHLKVHTRTHTGEKTFSCSICGKGFTESQHLKRHTRTHTGEKSHSCSICNRSFCERSTLVRHMKTHPGEKVLSCSVCGERFSYKYQCEKHKCAGENSSSK, from the exons atgtgtgaaagaacgatgacaaagtatgaggaggaactttgtccaacaaaagaggaggacgagcgacaacatcaactacaggatgtttattataagaaacatcaagttgtgttacacagaacag acgtctgtgaagaacaacttctgcctgaaaaacataagtgtagcttcaggatggtgaaggaggatccatCAAAGAGGAAGACCAGGCACCATGGACCCTCTGGCGtatccttttcctctttgacacagacccttccctgtaaaaaggaaggggaagactcactgaccccccactttaaagaggaagaggaggaacaccgcatcagtcaggagggagatcatcttgaaggactggtggagatcccagtgactggtgtccctgtgaagagtgaaaaTGATgtggtcaaaggtgaaagtgaggagaggggagggggggagctttcatgcagcagctcaacacaacacatgacaacagaagctgatggagaccactgtggaggatcacaagcagacacgctcttagctccactatcagatagtgaggacacaacgtcacactctcctgacactgatgatgaagactctaaagatgataagacatgtcacactgacaacactcacttgaaatgttctcactgtgacaaaacctttaaataccattgtcgtctgaaaacacacatgataacacacactggagaaaaaactttttcctgttcaacctgtggaagaggttttacacgaagtcagagTTTAAAATTACACAGGATAATACACACTgaagaaaaaccttttatatgttTAATCTGTAGTAAAGCTTTTGTTGTAAGTAACCAtatgaaagtgcacatgagaacacacactggtgaaaaactttttatctgttcaatctgtggtaaaggttttgttcgaagtcacaatttgaaagtgcacatgagaacacacactggtgaaaatacggtttcctgttcaatctgtggtaaaggttttacacaaagtcagaatttgaaagtacacatgagaacacacactggtgaaaaacctttttcctgttcaatttgtggtaaaggttttacacattatcaacatttgaaagtacacacgagaacgcacactggcgaaaaaactttttcctgttcaatctgtggtaaaggttttacagaaagtcaacatttgaaaagacacactagaacacacactggtgaaaaatcgcattcctgttcaatctgcaacagaagcttttgtgaacgATCAACACTAGTaagacacatgaaaacacacccaggagagaaagtgttgagttgcagtgtgtgtggtgaaagattctcttataagtaccagtgcgagaaacacaagtgtgctggtgagaacagcagcagcaaatga